The following are from one region of the Nicotiana tomentosiformis chromosome 7, ASM39032v3, whole genome shotgun sequence genome:
- the LOC104112343 gene encoding beta-fructofuranosidase, insoluble isoenzyme 1-like isoform X2: protein MELCNKSSSRWALPILVCFFVVLLSNNGVLASHKVFIHLQDTSAINIKTVGRTGYHFQPPKHWINDPNAPMYFNGYYHLFYQYNPKGSVWGNIVWAHSVSKDLINWINLEPAIYPSKQFDKYGTWSGSATVLPGNKPIILYTGIVDANKTQVQNYAVPANLSDPYLREWIKPDNNPLIVPDISINKTQFRDPTTAWMGKDGHWRIIMGSLRKKRGLAIMYRSKDFMRWIKAKHPLHSTANTGNWECPDFFPVSLQGTNGLDKYGEDSKYVLKNSMDLTRFEYYTVGTYDTKKDKYIPDNTSVDSWKGLRLDYGNFYASKSFYDPSKNRRVTWGWANESDIMPNDDIKKGWAGIQLIPRKLWLDPSGKQLVQWPVEELETLRKQKVQLSNKNLNNGEMVEVKGITPAQADVEVTFSFASLDKAEPFDPNWTDLYAQDVCAIKGSTVQGGLGPFGIATLASQNLEEYTPVFFRVFKAQQNYKVLMCSDATRSTLKYNETMYKPSFAGYVDVDLADKKLSLRSLIDNSVVESFGAGGKTCITSRVYPTLAIYDKAHLFAFNNGTEPITIETLDAWSMGNAKIE from the exons ATGGAGTTATGTAACAAAAGCTCTTCTCGTTGGGCTTTGCCTATCTTAGTTTGTTTCTTTGTAGTTTTATTATCCAATAATGGAGTTTTAGCTTCCCACAAAGTTTTTATCCACCTACAAGATACAAGTGCTATAAATATCAAAACTGTCGGCAGAACTGGTTATCATTTTCAACCCCCAAAGCATTGGATCAATG ACCCTAATG CCCCAATGTATTTCAATGGATATTATCATCTATTTTACCAGTACAATCCAAAAGGATCAGTATGGGGCAACATTGTTTGGGCTCATTCAGTCTCAAAAGATTTAATCAATTGGATTAATTTAGAGCCTGCAATTTATCCATCCAAACAATTTGACAAATATGGAACTTGGTCTGGTTCAGCAACAGTTCTTCCTGGTAACAAGCCCATTATTTTGTACACTGGAATAGTTGATGCCAATAaaacccaagtccaaaattacgccGTCCCGGCCAACTTATCCGATCCATATCTTCGCGAATGGATCAAGCCCGATAACAACCCGTTAATCGTCCCGGATATTAGCATTAACAAGACCCAATTTCGTGACCCGACAACAGCTTGGATGGGCAAAGATGGTCATTGGAGAATTATAATGGGAAGTTTGAGAAAAAAGAGGGGATTGGCAATAATGTATAGAAGTAAGGATTTTATGAGATGGATTAAGGCTAAACATCCACTTCATTCAACTGCTAATACAGGAAATTGGGAATGTCCTGATTTTTTCCCTGTATCATTACAAGGTACAAATGGTTTAGATAAATATGGTGAAGATTCTAAGTACGTACTTAAAAATAGTATGGATCTTACTAGGTTTGAGTACTATACTGTTGGTACGTACGATACTAAAAAAGACAAGTATATTCCAGATAACACTTCGGTTGATAGTTGGAAGGGATTGAGACTTGACTATGGAAATTTCTACGCATCTAAATCATTTTATGACCCTAGCAAGAATCGAAGAGTTACTTGGGGTTGGGCTAATGAATCGGATATTATGCCCAATGATGATATTAAAAAAGGATGGGCTGGAATTCAACTAATTCCACGTAAATTATGGCTCGACCCTAGTGGTAAACAATTGGTTCAATGGCCTGTCGAAGAATTAGAAACTCTAAGAAAACAAAAGGTCCAATTGAGCAACAAGAATTTGAACAATGGAGAAATGGTTGAGGTTAAAGGAATCACACCTGCACAG GCTGATGTTGAAGTGACATTCTCTTTCGCAAGTTTGGACAAGGCAGAGCCATTTGATCCTAATTGGACTGATCTTTATGCACAAGATGTTTGTGCAATTAAGGGTTCAACTGTTCAAGGAGGGCTTGGGCCATTTGGTATTGCAACATTGGCTTCTCAAAACTTGGAAGAATACACACCTGTTTTCTTTAGAGTTTTCAAAGCACAACAAAATTACAAAGTTCTCATGTGCTCTGATGCCACAAG GTCAACTCTTAAGTACAACGAAACAATGTATAAACCTTCGTTTGCTGGATATGTGGATGTAGATTTAGCAGACAAAAAGTTGTCTCTCAGGAGTTTG ATTGATAATTCAGTAGTGGAGAGTTTTGGTGCTGGTGGAAAAACATGCATAACATCAAGAGTTTATCCAACATTGGCAATTTATGACAAGGCACATTTATTTGCCTTTAACAATGGTACGGAGCCAATTACAATTGAGACTCTAGATGCATGGAGTATGGGTAATGCTAAGATAGAATAA
- the LOC104112343 gene encoding beta-fructofuranosidase, insoluble isoenzyme 1-like isoform X1, translating to MYFNGYYHLFYQYNPKGSVWGNIVWAHSVSKDLINWINLEPAIYPSKQFDKYGTWSGSATVLPGNKPIILYTGIVDANKTQVQNYAVPANLSDPYLREWIKPDNNPLIVPDISINKTQFRDPTTAWMGKDGHWRIIMGSLRKKRGLAIMYRSKDFMRWIKAKHPLHSTANTGNWECPDFFPVSLQGTNGLDKYGEDSKYVLKNSMDLTRFEYYTVGTYDTKKDKYIPDNTSVDSWKGLRLDYGNFYASKSFYDPSKNRRVTWGWANESDIMPNDDIKKGWAGIQLIPRKLWLDPSGKQLVQWPVEELETLRKQKVQLSNKNLNNGEMVEVKGITPAQADVEVTFSFASLDKAEPFDPNWTDLYAQDVCAIKGSTVQGGLGPFGIATLASQNLEEYTPVFFRVFKAQQNYKVLMCSDATRSTLKYNETMYKPSFAGYVDVDLADKKLSLRSLIDNSVVESFGAGGKTCITSRVYPTLAIYDKAHLFAFNNGTEPITIETLDAWSMGNAKIE from the exons ATGTATTTCAATGGATATTATCATCTATTTTACCAGTACAATCCAAAAGGATCAGTATGGGGCAACATTGTTTGGGCTCATTCAGTCTCAAAAGATTTAATCAATTGGATTAATTTAGAGCCTGCAATTTATCCATCCAAACAATTTGACAAATATGGAACTTGGTCTGGTTCAGCAACAGTTCTTCCTGGTAACAAGCCCATTATTTTGTACACTGGAATAGTTGATGCCAATAaaacccaagtccaaaattacgccGTCCCGGCCAACTTATCCGATCCATATCTTCGCGAATGGATCAAGCCCGATAACAACCCGTTAATCGTCCCGGATATTAGCATTAACAAGACCCAATTTCGTGACCCGACAACAGCTTGGATGGGCAAAGATGGTCATTGGAGAATTATAATGGGAAGTTTGAGAAAAAAGAGGGGATTGGCAATAATGTATAGAAGTAAGGATTTTATGAGATGGATTAAGGCTAAACATCCACTTCATTCAACTGCTAATACAGGAAATTGGGAATGTCCTGATTTTTTCCCTGTATCATTACAAGGTACAAATGGTTTAGATAAATATGGTGAAGATTCTAAGTACGTACTTAAAAATAGTATGGATCTTACTAGGTTTGAGTACTATACTGTTGGTACGTACGATACTAAAAAAGACAAGTATATTCCAGATAACACTTCGGTTGATAGTTGGAAGGGATTGAGACTTGACTATGGAAATTTCTACGCATCTAAATCATTTTATGACCCTAGCAAGAATCGAAGAGTTACTTGGGGTTGGGCTAATGAATCGGATATTATGCCCAATGATGATATTAAAAAAGGATGGGCTGGAATTCAACTAATTCCACGTAAATTATGGCTCGACCCTAGTGGTAAACAATTGGTTCAATGGCCTGTCGAAGAATTAGAAACTCTAAGAAAACAAAAGGTCCAATTGAGCAACAAGAATTTGAACAATGGAGAAATGGTTGAGGTTAAAGGAATCACACCTGCACAG GCTGATGTTGAAGTGACATTCTCTTTCGCAAGTTTGGACAAGGCAGAGCCATTTGATCCTAATTGGACTGATCTTTATGCACAAGATGTTTGTGCAATTAAGGGTTCAACTGTTCAAGGAGGGCTTGGGCCATTTGGTATTGCAACATTGGCTTCTCAAAACTTGGAAGAATACACACCTGTTTTCTTTAGAGTTTTCAAAGCACAACAAAATTACAAAGTTCTCATGTGCTCTGATGCCACAAG GTCAACTCTTAAGTACAACGAAACAATGTATAAACCTTCGTTTGCTGGATATGTGGATGTAGATTTAGCAGACAAAAAGTTGTCTCTCAGGAGTTTG ATTGATAATTCAGTAGTGGAGAGTTTTGGTGCTGGTGGAAAAACATGCATAACATCAAGAGTTTATCCAACATTGGCAATTTATGACAAGGCACATTTATTTGCCTTTAACAATGGTACGGAGCCAATTACAATTGAGACTCTAGATGCATGGAGTATGGGTAATGCTAAGATAGAATAA